In one window of Corynebacterium incognita DNA:
- the recX gene encoding recombination regulator RecX, with protein MTIRMTSSQHSNTSDTVERLRQAMVEYAERSAAGEANELFDAEAEKNKAQVRKRALGLLDQRARSAHELRTRLVDAEFPPAVVDEVIDDLERVGLIDDAVFAREWVRQRHQRRGKSSRVLDRELQDKGVASSIRSDALATISDDDERALAESLAEKKARSIKAVPADRAERDKALRRIVGVLARRGFPQGMAMSVSIAALEGRIEELR; from the coding sequence TTGACGATTCGGATGACGAGTAGCCAACACTCGAACACATCGGACACAGTGGAGCGGCTCCGCCAGGCCATGGTGGAGTACGCCGAGCGTTCCGCCGCGGGGGAGGCGAACGAACTCTTTGACGCCGAGGCGGAAAAGAACAAGGCCCAGGTCCGCAAGCGCGCGTTGGGTCTGCTCGATCAACGCGCTCGCTCGGCGCATGAATTGCGCACCCGGCTTGTCGACGCCGAGTTCCCACCCGCGGTGGTGGACGAAGTCATCGATGACCTGGAGCGCGTCGGACTCATCGATGACGCGGTGTTCGCCCGCGAGTGGGTGCGTCAACGCCACCAGCGCCGGGGGAAGTCGTCCCGAGTACTGGACCGCGAACTGCAAGACAAGGGTGTGGCCAGCTCGATTCGAAGCGACGCCCTAGCCACCATTTCCGACGATGATGAGCGCGCACTCGCGGAGTCGCTCGCGGAGAAGAAGGCACGCTCCATCAAGGCGGTGCCCGCGGACCGTGCGGAGCGCGACAAGGCGCTGCGCCGCATCGTCGGCGTACTCGCACGTCGCGGTTTCCCACAAGGCATGGCCATGTCGGTGTCCATTGCCGCGCTGGAAGGAAGAATTGAAGAACTTAGGTAG
- a CDS encoding energy-coupling factor ABC transporter ATP-binding protein: MPKVEFRGVSVDFDGTEVLSDINLTLTEARIGIIGANGGGKSTLTRLINGLGEPTSGQVLVDGADVSEGSNGKEIRKKVGFVFSDAENQIVMPNVRDDIAFSLRRFKLPKSERDARVDAALRRFGLEDLADNSPHTLSGGQKQLLALAAVLVIDPVLVIADEPTTLLDLRNRDRIRREFAALEQQLIVVTHDLDFLTDFERVLCIDSHRVVADGAPGEVIQYYKSLMAAKED; encoded by the coding sequence GTGCCTAAGGTCGAGTTTCGCGGGGTCAGCGTCGATTTCGATGGCACCGAGGTCCTCAGCGACATTAACCTCACCCTCACCGAGGCACGCATCGGCATCATTGGGGCCAACGGCGGCGGAAAATCTACGCTCACTCGCCTCATCAACGGCCTCGGCGAGCCTACTTCCGGGCAGGTGCTTGTCGACGGCGCCGACGTCTCCGAAGGCTCCAATGGCAAGGAGATCCGCAAAAAGGTCGGCTTTGTGTTCTCAGACGCGGAGAACCAGATCGTCATGCCTAACGTGCGCGATGACATCGCCTTCTCGCTGCGCCGGTTCAAGTTGCCGAAGTCTGAGCGCGATGCCCGCGTGGACGCGGCCCTCCGACGTTTCGGCCTAGAGGACCTCGCCGATAACTCACCGCATACTCTCTCGGGCGGACAGAAGCAGTTGCTTGCACTGGCAGCAGTGTTGGTGATCGACCCTGTGTTGGTTATTGCCGATGAGCCCACCACCCTGCTGGATCTGCGTAACCGGGACCGCATCCGCAGGGAATTCGCGGCACTGGAGCAACAGCTCATCGTCGTGACTCACGACCTTGACTTTCTCACGGACTTTGAACGCGTGCTGTGCATAGACAGCCACCGCGTAGTTGCCGACGGCGCCCCCGGCGAGGTTATTCAGTACTACAAGAGCCTGATGGCTGCCAAGGAGGACTAG
- the recA gene encoding recombinase RecA, whose amino-acid sequence MAAKKKSTGAAATGADRQKALDAAMAMIEKDYGKGAVMRLGDDNRPPIKAISSGNTAIDVALGIGGFPRGRVVEIYGPESSGKTTVALHAIASAQKNGGIAAFIDAEHALDPEYARLVGVDTDNLLVSQPDTGEQALEIADMLVRSGAIDIIVIDSVAALTPKAEIEGEMGDSHVGLQARLMSQALRKMTGALYNSGTTAIFINQLREKIGVMFGSPETTTGGKALKFYASVRCDIRRIQTLKDGQDAIGNRTKLKVVKNKVSPPFKIAEFDIIYGEGISRESSIIDLGVENGLVKKSGSWFTYDGDQLGQGKEKARLFLKENKDLANEIEQKIFAKLGVGEFAATEESAAMDVPGAEDPLTDDPVDMVPNVDFDDSDDE is encoded by the coding sequence ATGGCAGCTAAGAAGAAGTCCACCGGCGCTGCGGCTACGGGGGCGGACCGCCAAAAGGCGCTAGACGCCGCCATGGCGATGATTGAGAAGGATTACGGCAAGGGCGCGGTCATGCGCCTGGGAGACGACAATCGTCCGCCCATTAAGGCCATCTCCTCCGGCAACACGGCTATCGACGTCGCCTTGGGTATCGGCGGTTTCCCGCGCGGTCGCGTCGTGGAGATCTACGGACCGGAATCCTCCGGTAAGACCACCGTCGCACTCCACGCCATCGCCTCCGCGCAGAAAAACGGGGGCATCGCCGCGTTCATTGACGCCGAGCACGCGCTGGATCCGGAGTACGCCCGCCTAGTGGGCGTGGACACGGATAACCTGTTGGTGTCCCAGCCAGACACCGGTGAGCAGGCGTTGGAGATCGCTGACATGCTTGTGCGCTCCGGTGCGATTGACATCATCGTTATCGACTCCGTGGCGGCTCTGACGCCGAAGGCGGAAATCGAGGGCGAGATGGGTGACAGCCACGTCGGTTTGCAGGCTCGTTTGATGTCCCAGGCACTGCGTAAGATGACTGGCGCGTTGTATAACTCTGGTACGACCGCCATCTTCATTAACCAGCTGCGTGAGAAGATCGGCGTTATGTTCGGTTCACCCGAAACCACGACCGGTGGTAAGGCGCTGAAATTCTATGCCTCCGTCCGTTGCGATATCCGCCGTATTCAGACCCTCAAGGACGGCCAGGACGCCATCGGTAACCGCACCAAGCTCAAGGTGGTGAAGAATAAGGTCTCCCCGCCGTTCAAGATCGCGGAGTTTGACATCATCTATGGCGAGGGTATTTCGCGCGAGTCTTCCATCATTGACCTGGGCGTGGAAAACGGTCTGGTGAAGAAGTCTGGCTCCTGGTTCACTTACGACGGCGACCAGCTCGGCCAAGGCAAGGAGAAGGCGCGCCTGTTCCTCAAGGAGAACAAGGACCTCGCCAACGAGATTGAGCAGAAGATCTTTGCCAAGCTCGGCGTGGGCGAATTCGCCGCCACTGAAGAATCCGCAGCTATGGACGTGCCGGGCGCCGAGGACCCACTGACCGACGATCCGGTGGACATGGTACCGAACGTGGATTTTGACGATTCGGATGACGAGTAG
- a CDS encoding energy-coupling factor transporter transmembrane component T family protein: protein MRMEAVPLGDYVPGNSIVHRLPAGAKFLVLLVFIIATTVLAKTIPTASAALVTAALVLAATRVPAKNMWNQLWPPLPILIPLAAFQWWQKGFHEAAVVFLTVYACIIAAVVLTLTTPVAEMMDALEKAMAPLERFGFPAQNVSLAMSLTIRLLPLMFTTINEVLDARKARGAGTSMLAFGTRVIIRSLRRARAMGEALQARGVGD from the coding sequence ATGCGCATGGAAGCCGTCCCCCTCGGCGACTACGTGCCGGGGAACTCAATAGTCCACCGCTTACCCGCGGGGGCAAAGTTCCTCGTGTTGTTGGTCTTTATCATCGCCACCACGGTGCTGGCGAAGACGATCCCCACCGCGTCCGCGGCCCTGGTTACTGCCGCGCTAGTCCTGGCGGCGACGCGGGTGCCCGCCAAAAACATGTGGAACCAGCTATGGCCTCCCCTGCCGATCTTGATCCCTTTGGCCGCGTTCCAGTGGTGGCAAAAGGGCTTCCACGAAGCCGCCGTCGTTTTTCTCACCGTCTACGCTTGCATCATCGCTGCCGTCGTATTGACTCTGACCACCCCCGTGGCCGAGATGATGGATGCGCTAGAAAAGGCCATGGCTCCCCTGGAGCGTTTCGGCTTCCCAGCTCAGAACGTCAGCCTGGCGATGTCGCTGACCATTCGACTCCTGCCGCTCATGTTTACCACCATCAACGAGGTCTTGGACGCAAGAAAAGCCCGGGGTGCCGGAACGTCCATGTTGGCGTTCGGCACCCGGGTGATAATTCGCTCCCTCCGCCGCGCCCGCGCGATGGGCGAAGCCCTACAGGCGCGCGGCGTGGGAGACTAA
- a CDS encoding helix-turn-helix domain-containing protein, producing the protein MNTTTALLDKPLVHTPAQREVLAPHRAPRRHPEPLLREALGMTLRGFRADKGVTLRELATMARVSPGYLSELERGRKEVSSELLAAICHGLGATVSEVLLEAVGNMAMQSMDEELASTTPAASEA; encoded by the coding sequence ATGAACACGACTACTGCTCTATTAGACAAACCACTGGTCCATACGCCAGCACAGCGAGAGGTCCTGGCGCCGCACCGTGCCCCACGCCGTCATCCAGAGCCTTTGCTGCGCGAGGCGCTGGGAATGACGCTGCGTGGCTTCCGCGCTGATAAGGGCGTGACGCTGCGCGAGCTAGCAACGATGGCCCGCGTTTCTCCTGGGTACCTATCGGAGCTTGAGCGCGGTCGCAAAGAAGTGTCCTCTGAGCTTCTGGCCGCCATCTGTCACGGCCTCGGTGCCACCGTCTCCGAGGTTCTGCTTGAGGCGGTGGGCAACATGGCAATGCAGTCGATGGATGAAGAGCTTGCATCTACTACTCCTGCAGCAAGCGAAGCCTAG
- a CDS encoding MFS transporter: MHTLPPRAQRWIFFAVISLGLLMIGLDNSILYTALPALSSQLEASATQQLWIINAYALVLSGLLLGAGTLGDRIGHRRMFLSGLVIFGIASLAAAFAPSAWALVAARGALGVGAAAMMPATLALIRLTFDDEVERNTAIGMWGSVAVVGAALGPTVGGVLLEHFWWGSVFLINVPIVALAWIATKTLAPPNVTNPNKHWDAASSLLALIALSGLTLAIKTAASPEPSWSVLVATILATVGAAVAFTVQQRRLTDPLLTFDIFQSKMFNGGVLTAGGAMFGMAGVEMMTTQKLQLVDGFSPLHAGLVISAMAIAAIPASSLGGAVLHRVGFLPLISGGFIVMAMGIGLAWWAGRHDTLWLFVTSMVFAGTGAGLAMSVSSTAIIGAAPVHRAGMAAGVEEVSYEFGTLLSIAITGSLVPLLMSAALPDSINALGVEALRIPELHDAAAAAYNDGYLTVLGGIAAVLIGFAAITAWCFRNNPRSGSLQA; encoded by the coding sequence ATGCACACCCTGCCGCCGCGGGCCCAACGCTGGATTTTCTTTGCCGTTATTTCACTCGGTCTGCTCATGATTGGGCTGGACAATTCAATCCTCTACACCGCCCTTCCTGCCTTGAGCTCCCAGTTGGAAGCTTCCGCCACCCAGCAGCTCTGGATCATTAACGCCTATGCTCTGGTTTTGTCAGGCCTACTATTAGGTGCCGGTACCCTCGGCGATCGCATCGGTCACCGCCGAATGTTCCTGAGCGGCTTGGTCATTTTCGGTATTGCTTCTCTCGCGGCAGCCTTCGCCCCGTCCGCGTGGGCGTTGGTGGCGGCACGCGGCGCGCTGGGCGTTGGTGCGGCGGCCATGATGCCTGCGACGCTCGCGCTCATCCGGCTGACCTTCGACGACGAAGTCGAACGTAATACCGCCATCGGCATGTGGGGCTCGGTAGCCGTGGTGGGCGCGGCTCTGGGCCCCACCGTGGGTGGCGTGCTGCTTGAGCACTTCTGGTGGGGTTCCGTTTTTCTCATCAACGTCCCCATCGTGGCACTGGCATGGATAGCCACGAAGACGCTGGCCCCGCCGAACGTCACGAACCCAAACAAGCACTGGGACGCCGCGTCGTCCCTCCTCGCGCTCATCGCGCTGTCCGGGCTGACGCTCGCGATCAAAACCGCAGCCAGCCCGGAGCCTTCCTGGTCGGTGCTGGTTGCTACCATACTCGCCACCGTGGGTGCGGCGGTGGCGTTTACTGTACAGCAGCGGCGACTCACTGATCCTCTGCTTACCTTCGATATTTTCCAGTCCAAGATGTTCAACGGTGGCGTCCTCACGGCAGGTGGTGCGATGTTTGGCATGGCCGGCGTGGAAATGATGACCACTCAAAAACTCCAGCTCGTTGATGGCTTTAGCCCGCTGCACGCGGGTCTCGTCATTTCCGCCATGGCAATAGCTGCCATCCCCGCATCATCCCTGGGCGGCGCTGTCCTCCACCGGGTCGGTTTCCTGCCGCTTATCAGCGGCGGATTCATCGTGATGGCGATGGGCATCGGCCTCGCATGGTGGGCGGGGCGTCACGACACCCTGTGGCTGTTCGTCACCAGCATGGTCTTCGCCGGTACTGGGGCGGGCTTGGCAATGTCTGTGTCCTCCACCGCCATCATTGGCGCAGCCCCGGTACATCGCGCCGGGATGGCCGCGGGCGTCGAAGAGGTATCGTATGAATTCGGCACTTTGCTGTCTATCGCCATTACCGGGTCCCTGGTGCCGCTGTTGATGTCTGCGGCACTCCCCGACAGCATCAACGCTCTCGGTGTGGAAGCGTTGCGGATACCTGAGTTACACGATGCGGCAGCAGCGGCGTACAACGACGGCTATCTCACGGTCTTGGGCGGTATTGCAGCGGTCTTGATCGGGTTTGCAGCGATAACAGCCTGGTGTTTCCGCAACAACCCACGCTCTGGCTCGCTGCAGGCTTAG
- a CDS encoding CinA family protein, translated as MSSGAHSAPTLAERLVQGLRARGETVATCESLTAGLAAASIAEVPGASLVLRGGLITYATELKTVLADVPSELIEQHSVISPEVAGAMAAGARQACGADWGIGLTGVAGPSEQDGHPVGEVYVAIFGPTGDATPHVCRVADAGDCRAQIRAAAVETAFAQLIQLIEN; from the coding sequence GTGTCTAGCGGTGCGCATTCCGCGCCAACGCTAGCGGAGCGGTTGGTGCAGGGCCTTCGTGCGCGCGGGGAGACCGTCGCCACGTGTGAGTCTCTGACCGCCGGGTTGGCGGCGGCATCCATTGCTGAGGTGCCGGGCGCCTCCTTGGTGTTGCGCGGGGGCTTGATCACTTATGCCACGGAGCTCAAGACCGTGCTTGCCGACGTCCCGTCCGAGCTCATCGAGCAGCATTCCGTCATCTCACCGGAGGTCGCCGGAGCGATGGCCGCAGGGGCGCGTCAGGCTTGCGGGGCGGACTGGGGGATTGGCCTCACCGGGGTGGCAGGGCCTAGTGAACAAGACGGCCATCCGGTTGGGGAGGTGTATGTTGCGATCTTTGGGCCTACCGGCGACGCGACGCCGCATGTGTGCCGGGTGGCGGACGCGGGGGACTGCCGGGCCCAGATTCGCGCGGCGGCGGTCGAGACCGCTTTCGCGCAGCTGATCCAGCTGATCGAAAATTAA
- the miaB gene encoding tRNA (N6-isopentenyl adenosine(37)-C2)-methylthiotransferase MiaB encodes MKQTGVDGAPRTYEVRTFGCQMNVHDSERISGLLEDAGYVAAPPAAEPDLIVFNTCAVRENADKRLYGTLGSLRKTKDNHPGMQIAVGGCLAQKDKDTVLEKAPWVDAVFGTHNMGALPTLLERARHNNEAQVEIVDALEEFPSVLPAKRESAYAGWVSISVGCNNTCTFCIVPSLRGKEEDRRPGDILAEVQALVDQGVSEVTLLGQNVNAYGVHFSDPDLPRDKSAFSKLLRACGEIEGLERLRFTSPHPAEFTSDVIDAMAETSNICPQLHMPLQSGSGKVLKDMRRSYRTKKFLGILDEVRAKIPHAAITTDIIVGFPGETEEDFQATMDVVRQARFSSAFTFQYSPRPGTPAAEMDNQVPKHVVQERFERLVALQDEIAAEENAKLVGAEVELLVQAVGGRKNEETQRLTGRARDGRLVHFNPEPAVAGAVDGEIRPGDVVTATVTSSGSFFLIADSGVLTHRRTKAGDMFAAGQTPTTAPIGVGLGLPSIGKPTAPAPGAGASGDACGC; translated from the coding sequence ATGAAGCAAACCGGTGTAGACGGCGCCCCGCGGACCTATGAGGTGCGTACTTTTGGGTGTCAGATGAACGTCCATGACTCCGAACGCATTTCGGGTCTGTTGGAGGACGCGGGGTACGTGGCAGCACCACCGGCCGCGGAGCCGGACCTCATCGTGTTTAACACGTGCGCGGTGCGTGAGAACGCGGACAAACGTCTCTATGGCACGCTGGGTTCGCTGCGCAAGACCAAGGACAACCACCCCGGCATGCAGATTGCCGTGGGCGGCTGCCTGGCGCAGAAAGACAAGGACACGGTCTTAGAAAAAGCGCCGTGGGTCGACGCGGTCTTCGGCACGCACAACATGGGTGCGCTGCCCACCTTGCTCGAGCGGGCCCGGCACAACAACGAGGCACAGGTGGAAATCGTCGATGCCCTCGAAGAGTTCCCTTCCGTGCTGCCCGCGAAGCGCGAATCCGCCTATGCCGGCTGGGTGTCCATCTCCGTGGGATGCAATAACACCTGTACGTTCTGCATCGTTCCCTCGCTGCGTGGCAAGGAGGAAGACCGCCGTCCCGGAGACATCCTCGCCGAGGTCCAGGCCCTAGTCGACCAAGGCGTGTCCGAAGTGACGCTGCTGGGACAGAACGTCAACGCCTACGGCGTACACTTCTCGGACCCGGATCTGCCGCGCGACAAGTCCGCCTTTTCTAAGCTGCTCCGTGCCTGCGGCGAGATCGAGGGTCTCGAGCGCCTGCGCTTTACCTCTCCGCACCCGGCGGAATTCACTTCTGACGTCATCGATGCCATGGCCGAGACCTCGAACATTTGCCCGCAGCTGCACATGCCGCTGCAGTCGGGCTCGGGCAAGGTGCTCAAGGATATGCGGCGTTCGTACCGCACCAAAAAGTTTTTGGGGATTCTGGACGAGGTGCGCGCGAAAATCCCCCACGCCGCCATCACCACCGACATTATCGTCGGCTTCCCTGGGGAGACCGAAGAAGACTTCCAAGCCACCATGGACGTCGTGCGCCAGGCGCGGTTTAGCTCGGCATTCACGTTCCAGTATTCCCCGCGCCCCGGGACCCCGGCCGCGGAGATGGACAACCAGGTGCCCAAGCACGTGGTGCAGGAGCGCTTCGAGCGGCTCGTCGCACTGCAGGACGAGATCGCAGCGGAGGAAAACGCCAAGCTCGTCGGTGCCGAGGTGGAGCTGCTCGTGCAGGCTGTAGGCGGGCGTAAGAACGAGGAGACCCAGCGCCTGACCGGTAGGGCTCGCGACGGCCGTTTGGTCCACTTCAATCCGGAACCGGCCGTTGCTGGCGCGGTGGACGGGGAGATCCGCCCGGGCGACGTCGTCACTGCCACAGTGACCTCCTCCGGGTCTTTCTTCCTCATCGCGGATTCCGGGGTGCTCACCCACCGCCGCACCAAGGCGGGCGACATGTTTGCGGCTGGGCAGACGCCGACAACCGCACCGATTGGGGTGGGCCTGGGCCTGCCGTCCATCGGCAAGCCCACGGCCCCGGCACCTGGTGCTGGAGCCTCCGGCGATGCCTGCGGCTGCTAG
- a CDS encoding DUF3046 domain-containing protein, with amino-acid sequence MRLTEFDRLMEDEFGATEGKWLAHSHHIAALGGTPDELLEGGHSPKKVWEALCDELDIPEERRLGVDRPGV; translated from the coding sequence ATGCGATTAACGGAGTTTGACCGGCTCATGGAAGATGAGTTTGGGGCCACCGAGGGGAAGTGGCTCGCGCACTCGCACCACATTGCCGCGCTGGGCGGAACCCCAGACGAACTGCTGGAAGGGGGCCATTCGCCCAAGAAGGTCTGGGAGGCTTTGTGTGACGAGCTGGATATCCCCGAAGAGCGCCGCCTCGGGGTGGATCGCCCCGGGGTTTAG
- the pgsA gene encoding CDP-diacylglycerol--glycerol-3-phosphate 3-phosphatidyltransferase, with protein sequence MQQETSGSQAAGTPPATQPSNWNLPNVLTTLRILFIPPFAYLVLTERMWWAFGLFALLMFTDKLDGDIARSRGLVTNFGKIADPIADKALMITALICLNVVTSLPWWVTVVIVVRELGITVWRMVLLRGGKVVPASKGGKLKTVLQTLAVAMYLCPLPGWMDTPTFIVMLVAVAVTVVTGLQYLWDGYKENKAEAGRV encoded by the coding sequence ATGCAGCAGGAGACGTCCGGATCGCAGGCGGCCGGTACGCCTCCCGCGACGCAGCCTTCCAATTGGAACCTGCCCAACGTCCTGACCACCTTGCGGATCCTGTTTATTCCGCCGTTCGCTTACTTGGTGCTCACCGAGCGCATGTGGTGGGCTTTCGGCCTGTTCGCGCTGTTGATGTTCACCGACAAGCTTGATGGCGACATCGCCCGCTCCCGCGGGCTGGTGACTAACTTCGGCAAGATCGCGGATCCGATCGCGGACAAGGCGCTGATGATTACGGCGTTGATCTGCCTCAACGTGGTCACTTCACTGCCGTGGTGGGTCACGGTGGTCATCGTGGTGCGGGAGCTCGGTATTACTGTGTGGCGCATGGTGTTGCTGCGCGGTGGCAAGGTGGTGCCGGCGTCTAAGGGTGGCAAGCTGAAAACCGTGCTGCAGACCCTGGCGGTGGCGATGTACCTGTGTCCGCTGCCGGGGTGGATGGATACCCCGACGTTTATCGTGATGCTCGTAGCAGTGGCTGTCACCGTGGTGACGGGGCTTCAGTACCTGTGGGACGGCTACAAGGAAAACAAGGCGGAGGCAGGGCGTGTCTAG
- a CDS encoding PspA/IM30 family protein produces MANPFVKAWKYLMALFDSKIEENADPKVQIEQAIEEAQRQHQELSQQAAAVIGNQRQLEMQLNRRLSEIEKLQANTKQALNLADQARNNGDESKAVEYENAAEAFAAQLVTAEQSVEDTKALHDQALQQAEKAKKAVERNAMTLQQKAAERTKLLSQLEQAKMQEKVSESLQSMNESISGGNTPSLDGVREKIERRYSKALGQAELAENSVQGRMAEVESASVQMAGHSRLEQIRAEMRGDQLESGQSQSSPAIDSGAANAAQDTAAQAQPNTASDDAVAERMRQLRGEQ; encoded by the coding sequence ATGGCTAACCCATTCGTCAAGGCATGGAAGTACCTGATGGCATTGTTCGACTCCAAGATTGAGGAGAACGCTGATCCGAAGGTCCAGATCGAGCAGGCCATCGAGGAAGCACAGCGCCAGCACCAGGAGCTTTCTCAGCAGGCGGCGGCGGTCATTGGTAACCAGCGCCAGCTGGAGATGCAGCTGAACCGCCGCCTCTCCGAGATTGAGAAGCTGCAGGCCAACACCAAGCAGGCGCTCAACCTCGCGGATCAGGCACGTAACAACGGCGACGAGTCCAAGGCCGTGGAATACGAAAACGCCGCCGAGGCCTTCGCTGCGCAGCTGGTTACCGCTGAGCAGTCTGTGGAGGACACCAAGGCACTGCACGATCAGGCTTTGCAGCAGGCAGAAAAGGCCAAGAAGGCCGTCGAGCGCAACGCCATGACGCTGCAGCAGAAGGCGGCGGAGCGTACGAAGCTGCTCTCCCAGCTGGAGCAGGCCAAGATGCAGGAGAAGGTGTCCGAGTCCCTGCAGTCCATGAACGAGTCCATCTCCGGCGGCAACACCCCGAGCCTGGACGGCGTGCGCGAGAAGATCGAGCGCCGCTACTCCAAGGCACTGGGCCAGGCGGAGCTTGCAGAAAACTCCGTCCAGGGCCGCATGGCTGAGGTTGAGAGCGCGTCGGTGCAGATGGCCGGCCACTCCCGTTTGGAGCAGATTCGCGCCGAGATGCGCGGTGACCAGCTGGAGTCGGGGCAGTCCCAGAGCAGCCCGGCAATCGATTCCGGCGCGGCTAACGCAGCGCAGGACACCGCCGCGCAAGCACAGCCGAACACTGCTTCCGATGATGCGGTTGCCGAGCGCATGCGCCAGCTGCGCGGCGAGCAGTAG
- a CDS encoding biotin transporter BioY: MKKNSVATDIAYVAVFTALVIVMAFVSIPVGTAGVPIVMQNAVLILAGLVLGGRRGLMTGALFLLLGLVGLPVLAGGRPVLPALAGPSVGYIVGYLISPWIAGLIAYRSPRNKAGMAMVLAIAGIVGLLLQYTCGAIGLMVRSGLELGAAAAAQLTFMPVDAAKIAVAVVIALAVHAAFPDLMGARKRTAAKAARA, translated from the coding sequence ATGAAGAAAAACTCCGTCGCCACCGACATCGCGTATGTCGCCGTATTCACCGCCCTCGTCATCGTCATGGCTTTCGTATCCATCCCCGTTGGCACCGCTGGTGTGCCCATCGTGATGCAGAATGCCGTCCTCATACTCGCCGGCCTCGTACTTGGCGGGCGCCGCGGCCTCATGACCGGCGCTCTGTTCCTGCTATTGGGCCTCGTCGGACTCCCAGTCCTGGCGGGCGGACGTCCAGTACTCCCAGCGCTCGCGGGACCGTCGGTGGGCTACATCGTGGGCTACCTCATCTCCCCGTGGATTGCTGGCCTCATCGCCTACCGTAGCCCGCGCAACAAAGCCGGCATGGCAATGGTGCTGGCCATCGCGGGCATCGTTGGTCTTCTGCTCCAGTACACCTGCGGTGCGATCGGCCTGATGGTGCGTTCCGGCCTGGAACTCGGCGCGGCCGCCGCGGCTCAGTTGACGTTCATGCCTGTCGACGCCGCCAAGATCGCCGTCGCCGTCGTCATCGCGCTCGCTGTTCACGCGGCGTTCCCTGACCTCATGGGCGCCCGGAAACGCACTGCCGCGAAGGCCGCCCGTGCCTAA
- a CDS encoding GNAT family N-acetyltransferase — protein sequence MPCVQFDRPQRPSAASPSSPLEPSDALRTFVFMANLAAQEATGDPAASTSVERVLNRMKGSNESDTVLLGLVAEAPAVAELSPVGLALVPSSASAHEPDLDYLGFIHVGFNLREDKHIAECELVLDVDYLPLPGEPLSPAGAAAVTELYDAAEWLARNQGRTCLQTGLLHAAGTDIDADPTGRILSERGYRQVLSETQLWHPVPDALPQPPSVMGLKATVATDYAIPDALVDGVLELLEIASADAPREGLSFEPLSWDRTRLHEAAARQRDRNAHTILVILHETATQRPVALAELSRHAGSDPSVAEWSLTVTARDRRRQGLARIAKLHALEALPHLWPKVERIYTNRVTSDEAMCRLYAHFHPIELSTSTVWEKAL from the coding sequence ATGCCCTGCGTCCAGTTTGATCGGCCGCAACGACCGAGCGCGGCGTCGCCAAGCTCTCCGCTGGAGCCTTCCGACGCCCTGCGCACCTTCGTCTTCATGGCCAACCTGGCCGCTCAGGAGGCTACCGGCGATCCCGCGGCCTCTACCTCCGTCGAGCGCGTACTCAACCGCATGAAGGGCTCTAACGAATCCGATACGGTGTTGCTCGGGCTCGTCGCCGAGGCCCCGGCGGTCGCGGAACTCTCCCCCGTCGGCCTCGCATTGGTGCCGTCAAGCGCCTCCGCGCACGAACCGGACTTGGACTATCTTGGATTTATCCACGTGGGTTTCAATCTTCGCGAGGATAAGCACATCGCGGAGTGCGAGTTGGTACTCGACGTCGATTACTTGCCCTTGCCCGGAGAACCTCTCAGCCCTGCGGGCGCGGCCGCCGTCACGGAGCTGTACGACGCCGCGGAGTGGCTCGCTCGCAACCAGGGACGGACGTGCCTGCAGACCGGCCTGCTGCATGCAGCGGGAACGGATATCGACGCCGACCCTACAGGCCGGATCCTGAGCGAGCGCGGCTACCGCCAAGTTCTTTCGGAGACCCAGCTGTGGCACCCTGTACCCGACGCTCTCCCCCAGCCGCCCTCCGTCATGGGCCTCAAGGCCACTGTGGCCACGGACTATGCCATCCCGGATGCCCTCGTCGACGGAGTGCTGGAGCTGCTGGAGATAGCGAGTGCCGACGCACCTCGCGAAGGTTTGAGCTTCGAACCACTGTCGTGGGATCGCACCCGCTTGCATGAGGCCGCGGCGCGACAGCGCGACCGCAACGCCCACACGATTTTGGTGATCCTCCACGAGACCGCCACGCAGCGCCCCGTGGCCCTGGCCGAGCTGTCTCGCCATGCCGGTTCCGATCCGAGCGTTGCGGAATGGAGTTTGACGGTCACCGCGCGGGACCGCCGTCGCCAGGGATTGGCGCGCATCGCGAAGCTGCACGCGCTCGAGGCGCTGCCGCACCTGTGGCCCAAGGTGGAGAGGATCTATACCAACCGTGTCACCAGCGACGAGGCGATGTGCCGGTTATATGCCCATTTTCACCCCATCGAGCTATCCACCTCCACCGTGTGGGAGAAAGCGCTGTAA